The Phragmites australis chromosome 15, lpPhrAust1.1, whole genome shotgun sequence genome window below encodes:
- the LOC133892123 gene encoding uncharacterized protein LOC133892123 has translation MNSSDSEEMMMFSSDSSDEEDELLVLIAIEEEEAAAARRSRQRGSMPGHAVIDRQHREGAARLYNDYFTDNPVYGDILFRRRFRMSRRLFLRIAAAVEEHDTWFRQRRDATGKLGLSPLQKMTAAIRQLAYGVSSDAVDEYVRIGASTAMMALRKYVQAIVEVFGEEYLRAPNETDTARLLAEGERRGLIDGSAPPVSYIINGNRYDMGYYLGDSIYPEWATIVKAIPAPRGNKSIHFSAMQAALHKDVERAFGVLQSRFAIVRGPARVWDQSTLHNIMTACVIMHNMIIEDERGTASPVQVFDFMGEPTQVHRSGDEGVLHYVETTQAIRNRAVHRQLPADLVEHLWSMHGAQ, from the exons ATGAACTCCTCAGATtcggaggaaatgatgatgttcTCCTCAGATTCGAGTGACGAAGAGGATGAGCTGCTTGTGCTGATTGccatcgaggaggaagaagcagcagcTGCGCGTCGTAGCAGGCAGCGTGGGTCGATGCCCGGCCATGCGGTTATAGACCGGCAACACCGCGAAGGTGCTGCTAGGCTGTACAACGACTACTTCACCGACAACCCTGTGTACGGCGATATCCTGTTTCGTCGGAG GTTTCGTATGTCACGGCGGTTGTTCTTGCGTATTGCGGCCGCTGTGGAGGAGCATGACACCTGGTTCAGGCAGAGAAGGGATGCAACGGGGAAGCTCGGCCTTAGCCCCTTGCAAAAAATGACAGCGGCCATACGGCAACTAGCATACGGAGTCAGTTCCGATGCAGTTGACGAGTACGTGCGGATAGGAGCGAGCACGGCGATGATGGCATTACGGAAATATGTGCAAGCTATTGTGGAGGTGTTCGGAGAAGAATATCTCCGGGCTCCCAATGAAACTGACACCGCCCGTCTCCTGGCAGAAGGGGAGCGCCGTGG GCTTATCGATGGGAGTGCCCCACCTGTTTCGTACATCATAAATGGTAACAGGTACGACATGGGATACTACCTCGGTGATAGCATATACCCCGAATGGGCGACCATAGTGAAGGCAATTCCTGCTCCACGAGGCAACAAGAGCATCCATTTCTCCGCGATGCAAGCTGCTCTCCACAAGGATGTCGAACGTGCATTTGGTGTGTTGCAATCTAGGTTTGCTATTGTTCGCGGGCCGGCTAGAGTATGGGATCAGTCTACCTTGCATAATATCATGACCGCATGCGTTattatgcacaacatgataattgagGACGAGCGTGGTACCGCTTCCCCGGTGCAGGTGTTCGACTTCATGGGGGAACCAACTCAAGTCCATCGAAGTGGTGACGAAGGTGTCCTGCATTATGTCGAAACAACTCAAGCTATCCGCAACCGTGCAGTGCACCGCCAATTGCCGGCGGACCTTGTGGAGCACCTTTGGAGTATGCATGGAGCACAGTAG
- the LOC133893355 gene encoding receptor-like protein 4: MRQRSPVLQLKLWLLAVSASPTLLGVLAADLSKEPFTIRISCGNFDDVRTAPTNTLWYRDFGYTGGRFANATRPSFIIPPLKTLRYFPLSDGPENCYTINNVPNGHYQVRLFFALVANPSIDSEPIFDVSVEGTLFSSLLLGWSSDDEKTFAEALVFVQDSSLSICFHSTGHGDPSILSIEVLQIDDNAYNFGPPWGKGTVLRTAKRLTCGSGKPAFDEDLNGIHWGGDRFWLGVKTLSSSSDDQSISTENVIAGTLLAPNFYPQSIYQSAIMGTDRQSSLSFEMDVTPNKNYSVWLHFAEIDNGVTAEEQRVFDVLINGDIAFKDVDIVRMTGERFTALVLNKTIAVSGTTLKIILQPVKGTRAIISAIEVFEIIPAEKKTLPQEVSALRTLKGSLGLPLRFGWNGDPCVPQQHPWSGVDCQFDNTKGNWVIDGLGLDNQGLRGFIPGEISKLQHLQSINLSSNSIKGNIPTSVGTISALQVLDLSYNELNGSIPESLGQLTFLQTLNLNGNRLSGRVPANLGGRPLHRASFNFTDNSGLCGIPGLHECGPHLSVAAKIGMAFGVLLAILFLVVFAACWWKRRQNILRAKKLAAAREAPYAKSRTQFTRDVQMTKHQRPPESSRSSNKESSPFASIAS, translated from the exons ATGCGGCAGAGATCTCCCGTGCTGCAGCTGAAGCTGTGGCTGCTCGCCGTCTCCGCGTCGCCGACTCTTCTTGGTGTCCTCGCGGCCGATCTTAGCAAAG AACCATTTACCATCCGCATAAGCTGCGGAAATTTCGACGATGTGCGCACGGCGCCAACCAATACATTGTGGTACAGAGACTTTGGTTATACCGGAGGCAGGTTTGCAAATGCCACTCGCCCGAGCTTTATTATCCCCCCGCTGAAAACGCTTCGATATTTCCCGCTGTCTGATGGCCCTGAAAATTGTTACACCATCAACAACGTTCCGAATGGGCACTATCAAGTTAGGCTTTTCTTTGCCCTAGTGGCCAATCCTAGTATTGACAGCGAGCCAATTTTCGATGTTTCTGTTGAGGGTACCCTATTTAGTTCTTTGCTTTTGGGCTGGAGCAGCGATGATGAAAAGACATTTGCGGAAGCTTTGGTTTTTGTTCAGGACTCAAGCTTATCAATTTGCTTCCATAGCACGGGTCATGGCGATCCATCAATTCTTTCTATTGAAGTTCTCCAAATAGATGACAATGCCTATAACTTTGGCCCGCCATGGGGAAAAGGGACAGTGCTTAGAACAGCCAAAAGGTTGACATGTGGTTCTGGAAAGCCTGCTTTTGATGAAGATCTGAATGGTATCCACTGGGGTGGGGACAGATTCTGGTTAGGGGTGAAAACTTTGTCATCGAGTTCTGATGATCAATCTATATCAACCGAGAATGTTATAGCAGGGACATTGCTTGCAccaaatttttatcctcaaagcATCTACCAATCAGCTATCATGGGCACTGATAGGCAATCAAGCTTGTCTTTTGAAATGGATGTCACTCCAAACAAGAACTATTCAGTATGGCTTCACTTTGCAGAGATTGATAATGGGGTAACTGCAGAAGAACAAAGAGTATTTGATGTACTCATCAATGGAGACATTGCATTTAAGGATGTTGATATAGTTCGCATGACAGGAGAGCGATTTACTGCTCTTGTTCTGAATAAAACTATAGCTGTCAGCGGGACAACACTAAAAATTATCTTGCAACCTGTGAAAGGAACCCGTGCCATTATTAGTGCCATTGAAGTGTTTGAGATAATCCCAGCTGAAAAGAAGACTTTGCCTCAAGAAG TGAGTGCATTGCGGACTTTGAAGGGTTCACTTGGTCTTCCTCTTCGATTTGGTTGGAATGGTGACCCCTGTGTTCCTCAGCAGCATCCATGGAGTGGAGTTGATTGCCAGTTTGACAACACCAAAGGGAATTGGGTTATTGATGGATT AGGTCTTGACAACCAGGGTTTGAGAGGGTTTATACCTGGTGAGATATCTAAGCTGCAACACCTGCAAAGCAT AAACTTAAGCAGCAATAGCATCAAGGGTAACATTCCAACCTCTGTCGGCACCATCTCTGCTCTGCAAGTACT GGATCTGTCATACAATGAACTTAATGGATCTATTCCTGAGAGCCTTGGCCAGCTGACGTTTTTACAGACACT GAATCTGAATGGCAATCGTTTGTCGGGAAGGGTTCCGGCCAATTTGGGAGGAAGGCCTCTGCACAGAGCTAGCTTTAA CTTCACGGACAATTCTGGATTATGCGGAATCCCTGGGTTACATGAGTGTGGCCCTCATTTATCTGTGGCTGCGAAGATTGGCATGGCTTTTGGGGTGCTTTTAGCTATTCTGTTTCTAGTTGTTTTCGCAGCATGCTGGTGGAAAAGAAGGCAGAACATTCTCCGTGCTAAAAAATTAGCTGCAG CAAGGGAAGCTCCTTATGCTAAATCAAGGACCCAATTTACGCGGGACGTGCAAATGACCAAGCACCAGCGCCCACCTGAAAGCTCGCGAagtagcaacaaagaaagctcgcCATTTGCTTCCATAGCTAGTTGA
- the LOC133893308 gene encoding GTPase activating protein 1-like, producing the protein MECLLGLLKVRVVRGVNLAICDPLTHSSDPYVVLRLGQQKVKSSIKYHTINPEWNEELTLSITNMMLPVKIELFDKDTFTKDDSMGDAEFCILDFVEIAKQDMSHVSDGTVMKTIHPEKGNCLATDSHITWKDGKVSQDIVLRLRNTETGELILHLQWVNIPGVAR; encoded by the exons atggAGTGCCTGCTGGGGCTGCTCAAGGTGCGGGTGGTGAGAGGGGTGAACCTGGCCATCTGCGACCCCCTCACCCACAGCAGCGACCCCTACGTCGTCCTCCGCCTCGGACAGCAG AAAGTGAAGTCAAGTATAAAATATCACACAATCAACCCAGAATGGAACGAGGAGCTCACCCTATCCATCACAAACATGATGCTGCCGGTCAAGATT GAGCTCTTCGACAAGGACACGTTCACCAAGGACGACAGCATGGGCGACGCCGAGTTCTGCATCCTGGACTTCGTGGAGATCGCCAAGCAGGACATGAGCCACGTCTCCGACGGCACCGTGATGAAGACGATCCACCCGGAGAAGGGCAACTGCCTCGCCACCGACAGCCACATCACGTGGAAGGACGGCAAGGTCTCCCAGGACATCGTCCTCAGGCTCAGGAACACCGAGACCGGCGAGCTCATCCTGCACCTGCAGTGGGTCAACATCCCCGGCGTCGCACGATGA